A portion of the Citrobacter rodentium NBRC 105723 = DSM 16636 genome contains these proteins:
- the fliA gene encoding RNA polymerase sigma factor FliA: MNSLYTAEGVMDKHSLWQRYVPLVRHEALRLQVRLPASVELDDLLQAGGIGLLNAVDRYDALQGTAFTTYAVQRIRGAMLDELRSRDWVPRSVRRNAREVAQAMGQLEQELGRNATETEVAERLGIPVEEYRQMLLDTNNSQLFSYDEWREEHGDSIELVTEEHQQENPLQQLLESNLRQRVMDAIEALPEREQLVLTLYYQEELNLKEIGAVLEVGESRVSQLHSQAIKRLRTKLGKL; this comes from the coding sequence GTGAATTCACTGTATACCGCTGAAGGTGTAATGGATAAACACTCGCTGTGGCAGCGTTATGTACCGCTGGTGCGTCACGAAGCGTTGCGCCTGCAGGTGCGTTTGCCCGCGAGCGTGGAACTGGACGATCTGCTACAGGCGGGCGGCATCGGGTTATTGAATGCAGTTGACCGATATGACGCTCTGCAAGGAACGGCATTTACCACTTACGCAGTGCAGCGTATTCGTGGCGCGATGCTGGATGAACTACGCAGCCGCGACTGGGTGCCGCGTAGCGTCCGGCGCAACGCCCGCGAAGTCGCGCAGGCGATGGGGCAACTGGAGCAGGAATTAGGCCGTAACGCGACGGAAACGGAAGTGGCCGAGCGTCTGGGCATTCCTGTCGAAGAATATCGTCAGATGTTGCTTGATACCAACAACAGCCAGCTCTTTTCCTATGATGAGTGGCGGGAAGAGCATGGCGATAGCATCGAACTGGTAACGGAAGAGCATCAGCAGGAAAACCCGTTACAGCAGCTCCTCGAGAGCAATTTGCGCCAGCGCGTAATGGATGCCATAGAGGCGCTTCCCGAACGTGAACAGCTGGTGCTTACGCTCTATTACCAGGAAGAGCTTAATCTCAAAGAGATTGGCGCAGTGCTGGAAGTCGGGGAGTCGCGGGTCAGCCAGTTGCACAGTCAGGCCATCAAGCGGTTACGCACTAAGCTGGGTAAGTTATAG
- the fliZ gene encoding flagella biosynthesis regulatory protein FliZ, which produces MTVQQSKRRPLSRYLKDFKHSQTHCAHCHKLLDRITLVRRGQIVNKIAISRLDTLMDEAAWQQEQKEWVALCRFCGDLHCKAQSDYFDIIGFKQFLFEQTEMSHGTVREYVVRLRRLGNHLSEHNISHDLLQEGFLDENLAPWLPETSTNNYRIALRKYEQYKAQAPARQIQKSSSRATSDIY; this is translated from the coding sequence ATGACGGTGCAGCAATCTAAAAGACGGCCATTAAGCCGCTACCTGAAAGATTTTAAACACAGCCAGACACATTGCGCTCATTGCCACAAGCTGCTCGACCGCATTACGCTGGTGCGCAGAGGGCAGATCGTTAATAAAATCGCTATTTCCCGACTGGACACCTTAATGGATGAGGCCGCCTGGCAGCAGGAGCAGAAAGAGTGGGTGGCGCTCTGCCGCTTCTGCGGCGATCTGCATTGCAAAGCTCAAAGCGATTATTTTGATATTATCGGCTTTAAACAGTTCCTGTTTGAACAGACCGAAATGAGCCACGGAACCGTGCGCGAGTACGTTGTCCGCCTGCGCCGCCTCGGCAATCACCTCAGCGAACACAATATTTCGCATGACCTGCTACAGGAAGGTTTTCTGGATGAGAACCTTGCGCCGTGGCTACCGGAAACCAGCACCAACAACTATCGCATTGCGCTGCGCAAGTATGAGCAGTACAAAGCGCAGGCCCCTGCCCGACAGATACAGAAATCCTCCAGCAGAGCGACTTCTGATATATATTAA
- the tcyJ gene encoding cystine ABC transporter substrate-binding protein → MKLALLGRQALMSVMAVALVAGMSAKTFADEGLLKKVKDRGTLLVGLEGTYPPFSFQGDDGKLTGFEVEFAEELAKHLGVKASLKPTKWDGMLASLDSKRIDVVINQVTISDERKKKYDFSTPYTVSGIQALVKKGNEGTIETAADLKDKKVGVGLGTNYEEWLRQNVQGVDIRTYDDDPTKYQDLRVGRIDAILVDRLAALDLVKKTKDTLAVTGEAFSRQEAGVAVRKGNEDLLKAVDAAIADMQKDGSLKALSEKWFGADVTK, encoded by the coding sequence ATGAAATTAGCACTTCTGGGTCGTCAGGCGCTGATGAGCGTAATGGCTGTTGCGCTGGTTGCGGGAATGAGCGCAAAAACCTTTGCGGATGAAGGTCTGCTGAAAAAAGTTAAAGATCGCGGCACTCTGCTGGTAGGGCTGGAAGGCACCTATCCGCCGTTCAGCTTTCAGGGCGATGACGGCAAATTAACCGGTTTTGAAGTGGAATTTGCCGAGGAGCTGGCGAAGCATCTGGGCGTCAAGGCGAGCCTGAAACCGACCAAATGGGACGGTATGCTGGCCTCGCTGGACTCAAAGCGCATTGATGTGGTGATCAATCAGGTCACTATCTCTGACGAGCGCAAGAAAAAGTACGATTTCTCTACCCCGTATACGGTGTCCGGCATTCAGGCGCTGGTGAAAAAAGGCAATGAAGGGACCATCGAAACCGCCGCCGACCTGAAGGATAAGAAAGTTGGCGTAGGTCTGGGTACCAACTACGAAGAGTGGCTGCGCCAGAACGTTCAGGGCGTCGATATTCGGACCTATGACGATGACCCGACCAAATATCAGGATCTGCGCGTAGGGCGCATTGATGCGATCCTGGTGGATCGCCTGGCAGCGCTGGATCTGGTGAAGAAAACCAAAGATACCCTCGCGGTCACCGGCGAAGCGTTCTCCCGTCAGGAAGCGGGCGTCGCGGTGCGTAAAGGCAATGAAGACCTGCTGAAAGCCGTAGATGCCGCTATCGCCGACATGCAAAAAGACGGTTCGTTGAAGGCGCTTTCTGAAAAATGGTTTGGCGCTGATGTAACGAAATAA
- the dcyD gene encoding D-cysteine desulfhydrase has protein sequence MPLHNLTRFPRLEFIGAPTPLEYLPRFSDYLGRDIFIKRDDVTPMAMGGNKLRKLEFLAADALREGADTLITAGAIQSNHVRQTAAVAAKLGLHCVALLENPIGTSAENYLSNGNRLLLDLFNVQIEMCDALTDPDVQLQALATRIEAQGFRPYVIPVGGSSALGALGYVESALEIVQQCEGTVSLSSVVVASGSAGTHAGLAVGLEELMPEVELIGVTVSRSVAEQKPKVVALQQAIAGELELTASADILLWDDYFAPGYGTPNEEGMEAVKLLARLEGILLDPVYTGKAMAGLIDGISQKRFKDEGPVLFIHTGGAPALFAYHPHV, from the coding sequence ATGCCACTACACAACTTAACGCGCTTCCCACGCCTGGAATTTATCGGCGCGCCAACACCCCTTGAATACCTCCCGCGATTTTCTGATTATCTTGGTCGCGATATTTTCATCAAGCGCGACGACGTCACGCCGATGGCGATGGGCGGCAATAAACTGCGCAAGCTGGAATTTTTGGCCGCGGACGCGCTGCGTGAAGGGGCGGATACGCTCATCACCGCGGGCGCGATTCAGTCCAACCACGTGCGCCAGACCGCTGCGGTGGCGGCAAAGCTTGGCCTGCACTGCGTCGCGCTACTGGAAAACCCCATCGGCACCAGCGCGGAAAACTACCTGAGTAACGGTAACCGGCTGCTGCTGGATCTGTTTAACGTGCAAATAGAGATGTGCGATGCGTTAACCGATCCCGATGTACAACTACAGGCGCTGGCGACCCGGATCGAAGCGCAGGGATTTCGTCCCTACGTTATTCCGGTGGGCGGTTCCAGTGCGCTGGGGGCGCTGGGATACGTTGAAAGCGCGCTGGAAATCGTTCAGCAGTGCGAAGGAACGGTTTCGCTCTCCTCCGTGGTGGTCGCTTCCGGCAGCGCCGGTACGCACGCCGGTCTGGCGGTAGGACTTGAAGAGCTGATGCCGGAGGTCGAACTGATTGGCGTCACGGTGTCGCGCAGCGTCGCCGAACAAAAACCGAAGGTTGTGGCGTTACAACAGGCCATTGCCGGTGAGCTGGAGCTGACCGCCTCGGCCGATATTCTGCTCTGGGACGACTATTTTGCGCCCGGCTACGGCACGCCGAATGAAGAGGGGATGGAAGCGGTAAAACTGCTGGCGCGTCTGGAAGGCATTCTTCTCGATCCGGTCTATACCGGTAAAGCGATGGCGGGTCTGATCGACGGCATCAGCCAGAAGCGCTTCAAAGACGAAGGTCCGGTGCTCTTTATCCATACTGGCGGCGCGCCTGCGCTGTTTGCCTACCATCCTCACGTGTAA
- the tcyL gene encoding cystine ABC transporter permease, which produces MQESIQLVIDSLPYLLKGAVFTLQLSIGGMFFGLLLGFVLALMRLSPLLPLRWLARFYISIFRGTPLIAQLFMIYYGLPQFGIELDPVPAAMIGLSLNTAAYAAETLRAAISSIDKGQWEAAASIGMTPWQTMRRAILPQAARVALPPLSNSFISLVKDTSLAATIQVPELFRQAQLITSRTLEVFTMYLAASLIYWVMATVLSSLQNYFENQLNRQEREPK; this is translated from the coding sequence ATGCAAGAAAGTATCCAACTGGTTATTGATTCCCTGCCGTATCTGCTTAAAGGGGCGGTCTTCACCCTGCAGTTAAGTATTGGCGGGATGTTTTTCGGCCTGCTGCTGGGGTTTGTCCTCGCGCTGATGCGCCTGTCGCCGCTGCTGCCGCTTCGCTGGCTGGCGCGCTTTTACATTTCGATTTTTCGCGGTACGCCGCTGATTGCCCAGCTGTTCATGATTTACTACGGCCTGCCGCAGTTTGGCATTGAGCTGGACCCAGTCCCGGCGGCGATGATTGGCCTGTCGCTGAATACCGCGGCCTACGCGGCGGAAACGCTGCGCGCGGCGATCTCCTCCATTGATAAAGGGCAGTGGGAAGCGGCGGCGAGTATCGGTATGACGCCGTGGCAAACGATGCGCCGGGCGATTTTGCCGCAGGCCGCGCGGGTGGCGCTGCCGCCGCTCAGCAACAGCTTTATCAGCCTGGTAAAAGATACCTCGCTGGCGGCGACCATTCAGGTGCCAGAGCTGTTCCGTCAGGCGCAGCTTATTACCTCACGCACGCTGGAGGTGTTTACCATGTATCTGGCGGCATCGCTGATCTACTGGGTGATGGCGACCGTGCTGTCTTCACTACAGAACTACTTCGAAAATCAACTTAACCGCCAGGAGAGAGAGCCGAAATGA
- the tcyN gene encoding L-cystine ABC transporter ATP-binding protein TcyN, with translation MSAIEVKNLVKKFHGQTVLHGIDLEVQTGEVVAIIGPSGSGKTTLLRSINLLEQPEAGTIKVGDITIDTARSLGQQKTLIRQLRQHVGFVFQNFNLFPHRTVLENIIEGPVIVKGEAKEDATALARELLAKVGLAGKETSYPRRLSGGQQQRVAIARALAMRPEVILFDEPTSALDPELVGEVLNAIRQLAQEKRTMVIVTHEMSFARDVADRAIFMDQGRIVEQGPAKTLFATPQQPRTRQFLEKFLLQ, from the coding sequence ATGAGCGCTATCGAAGTGAAAAACCTGGTCAAAAAATTCCACGGGCAGACGGTGCTGCACGGTATCGATCTGGAGGTTCAGACCGGCGAAGTGGTGGCGATAATCGGCCCCAGCGGTTCAGGAAAAACGACGCTGCTGCGCAGTATTAATCTGCTGGAGCAGCCCGAAGCGGGAACGATAAAAGTCGGCGATATCACCATTGATACCGCCCGTTCGCTGGGTCAACAGAAAACGCTTATCCGCCAGCTGCGCCAGCACGTCGGCTTTGTATTCCAGAACTTCAATCTGTTTCCGCACCGCACGGTGCTGGAAAACATTATTGAAGGGCCGGTGATCGTTAAAGGCGAAGCCAAAGAAGATGCGACGGCGCTGGCCCGCGAACTGCTGGCGAAGGTCGGGCTGGCCGGAAAAGAGACCAGCTATCCGCGACGGCTCTCCGGTGGGCAGCAGCAGCGCGTGGCCATTGCCCGCGCGCTGGCGATGCGACCGGAGGTGATCTTGTTTGATGAACCCACCTCAGCGCTGGATCCTGAGCTTGTCGGCGAGGTGCTGAACGCCATTCGCCAGCTGGCGCAGGAAAAACGCACTATGGTGATTGTGACCCATGAAATGAGCTTTGCCCGCGATGTCGCGGATCGGGCGATATTCATGGATCAGGGACGCATTGTCGAGCAGGGGCCGGCGAAAACGTTATTTGCTACTCCGCAGCAGCCGAGAACGCGCCAGTTCCTTGAGAAATTTCTGTTGCAGTAA
- the sdiA gene encoding transcriptional regulator SdiA, with translation MQATDFFTWRRSMLLRFQEMASAKDVYSELQRQAQLLEFDYYALYVRHPVPFTRPRISFQTSYPEAWVSRYQAENYSAIDPVLKPENFIQGHLPWSDDLFNDAQTLWDAARAHGLRKGVTQCVMLPNRALGFLSVVRASLRSNPIDDDEVELRLQLLVRESLAALSRLEDEMVMAPEMRFSKREKEILKWTAEGKTSYEIAMILSISENTVNFHQKNMQKKFNAPNKTQVACYAAATGLI, from the coding sequence ATGCAGGCGACAGATTTTTTTACCTGGCGGCGGTCGATGCTCTTACGCTTTCAGGAAATGGCAAGCGCAAAAGATGTTTACAGTGAATTACAACGTCAGGCGCAATTGCTGGAATTTGATTATTACGCGCTGTATGTCAGACATCCGGTTCCGTTTACCCGTCCCAGAATATCCTTCCAGACCTCCTATCCCGAGGCGTGGGTTTCCCGGTATCAGGCAGAAAATTATTCCGCTATCGATCCGGTGCTGAAGCCGGAAAATTTCATCCAGGGACATTTGCCGTGGAGCGACGACTTATTCAACGATGCGCAGACATTGTGGGACGCAGCGCGCGCGCATGGTTTACGCAAAGGCGTAACGCAGTGCGTCATGTTGCCGAACCGGGCGCTGGGCTTTCTTTCCGTCGTGCGCGCGAGTCTGCGGAGTAACCCTATTGACGACGACGAAGTGGAGCTGAGGCTGCAACTGCTGGTTCGGGAGAGTCTGGCGGCGCTTTCCCGACTGGAAGATGAAATGGTGATGGCGCCAGAGATGCGCTTCAGTAAGCGGGAAAAGGAGATTCTGAAGTGGACCGCGGAAGGGAAGACCTCTTATGAAATTGCGATGATCCTGTCGATATCAGAAAACACCGTTAATTTTCATCAGAAGAATATGCAGAAGAAATTCAATGCCCCTAACAAGACGCAGGTTGCCTGCTATGCCGCTGCAACCGGGTTAATCTGA
- a CDS encoding DUF2594 family protein, translated as MSTPDFSTAENNQELANEVTCLKALLTLMLQAMGQADAGRVMLKMEKQIALVEDEAQAAVFSSTVKQIKQAYRQ; from the coding sequence ATGAGTACGCCTGATTTTTCCACTGCCGAGAATAATCAAGAACTGGCTAACGAAGTCACCTGCCTGAAAGCGCTGTTAACGCTGATGCTACAGGCAATGGGCCAGGCCGATGCGGGCCGCGTGATGCTAAAAATGGAAAAACAGATCGCGCTGGTCGAAGATGAAGCGCAGGCCGCAGTATTTTCCAGCACCGTTAAACAAATTAAACAAGCTTATCGTCAGTAA
- the uvrY gene encoding UvrY/SirA/GacA family response regulator transcription factor: MINVLLVDDHELVRAGIRRILEDIKGIKVVGEANCGEDAVKWCRANAVDVVLMDMNMPGIGGLEATRKIARSTADIKVIMLTVHTENPLPAKVMQAGAAGYLSKGAAPQEMVSAIRSVYTGQRYIASDIAQQMALSQIEPEKTETPFASLSERELQIMLMITKGQKVNEISEQLNLSPKTVNSYRYRMFSKLNIHGDVELTHLAIRHGLCNAETLTSQ, encoded by the coding sequence TTGATCAACGTTCTTCTTGTTGATGACCACGAACTGGTGCGCGCAGGGATACGACGCATTCTTGAAGATATAAAGGGTATTAAAGTTGTCGGTGAAGCGAACTGCGGTGAGGATGCCGTGAAGTGGTGTCGCGCCAACGCCGTCGATGTTGTGTTGATGGACATGAACATGCCGGGTATCGGCGGGCTTGAAGCCACGCGCAAAATTGCGCGCTCCACCGCTGATATTAAAGTGATCATGTTAACCGTTCATACCGAAAACCCTTTACCCGCGAAAGTCATGCAGGCTGGCGCGGCAGGATACCTGAGTAAAGGCGCAGCGCCTCAGGAAATGGTTAGTGCAATTCGTTCAGTTTATACCGGACAGCGATACATAGCTTCAGACATCGCTCAACAAATGGCGCTGAGCCAGATTGAGCCGGAAAAAACCGAAACGCCTTTTGCCAGTTTGTCTGAACGCGAGTTGCAGATTATGCTGATGATCACCAAAGGTCAGAAGGTTAACGAGATTTCGGAACAGCTGAATCTTAGTCCTAAAACGGTGAACAGCTATCGCTATCGTATGTTCAGTAAATTAAACATTCATGGTGATGTTGAGCTGACTCACCTGGCAATTCGCCATGGCCTGTGTAATGCGGAGACGTTAACAAGCCAGTGA
- the uvrC gene encoding excinuclease ABC subunit UvrC translates to MSVQFDAKAFLKTVTSQPGVYRMYDAGGTVIYVGKAKDLKKRLSSYFRSNLASRKTEALVALIHQIDVTVTHTETEALLLEHNYIKLYQPRYNVLLRDDKSYPFIFLSGDTHPRLATHRGAKHAKGEYFGPFPNGYAVRETLALLQKIFPIRQCENSVYRNRSRPCLQYQIGRCLGPCVEGLVSEEEYAQQVEYVRLFLSGKDDQVLTQLIARMEKASQQLAFEEAARIRDQIQAVRRVTEKQFVSNSGDDLDVIGVSFDAGMACVHVLFIRQGKVLGSRSYFPKVPGGTELGEVVETFVGQFYLQGSQMRTLPGEILLDFNLSDKTLLSDSLSELAGRRIHIQTKPRGDRARYLKLARTNAATALTTKLSQQSTIAQRLSALATVLNLPAIKRMECFDISHTMGEQTVASCVVFDANGPLRAEYRRYNITGITPGDDYAAMNQVLRRRYGKAIEESKIPDVILIDGGKGQLGQAKAVFAELDVSWDKSHPLLLGVAKGADRKAGLETLFFEPEGEGFSLPPDSPALHVIQHIRDESHDHAIGGHRKKRAKVKNTSTLETIEGVGPKRRQMLLKYMGGLQGLRNASVEEIAKVPGISQGLAEKIFWSLKH, encoded by the coding sequence GTGAGCGTTCAGTTTGATGCCAAAGCGTTTTTAAAAACCGTTACCAGCCAGCCCGGCGTTTATCGTATGTACGATGCTGGCGGTACGGTCATTTATGTGGGCAAAGCGAAAGACCTCAAGAAACGGCTTTCCAGCTATTTCCGCAGCAATCTGGCTTCGCGTAAAACGGAAGCGCTGGTTGCCCTCATTCATCAGATAGATGTCACGGTCACGCATACCGAAACGGAAGCGTTACTGCTTGAGCACAACTACATCAAGCTGTATCAGCCGCGTTACAACGTGCTGCTGCGTGACGACAAATCCTATCCCTTTATCTTTCTCAGCGGCGATACCCATCCGCGCCTGGCGACGCACCGTGGGGCAAAGCACGCCAAAGGCGAATATTTTGGTCCTTTCCCGAACGGCTACGCGGTACGCGAAACGCTGGCGCTGCTGCAAAAAATTTTTCCCATCCGCCAGTGTGAAAACAGCGTCTATCGCAACCGCTCGCGTCCCTGCCTGCAGTATCAGATTGGCCGCTGTCTCGGCCCCTGCGTTGAAGGGCTGGTGAGCGAAGAAGAGTATGCGCAGCAGGTGGAATATGTGCGCCTGTTTCTATCCGGCAAAGACGATCAGGTATTAACGCAGCTGATCGCGCGGATGGAAAAGGCCAGCCAGCAGCTGGCGTTTGAAGAAGCCGCGCGTATCCGCGATCAGATTCAGGCCGTTCGCCGTGTCACGGAGAAACAGTTTGTTTCCAACTCCGGGGACGATCTGGATGTGATCGGCGTCTCTTTCGACGCGGGCATGGCCTGCGTACACGTGCTGTTTATCCGCCAGGGGAAAGTATTAGGTAGCCGCAGCTATTTCCCGAAAGTGCCCGGCGGAACAGAACTGGGCGAGGTGGTGGAGACGTTCGTCGGCCAGTTCTACCTGCAGGGTAGCCAGATGCGCACTCTGCCGGGCGAGATCCTGCTGGACTTCAACCTGAGCGATAAAACGCTGCTTTCCGACTCGTTATCGGAGCTGGCGGGGCGGCGCATTCATATCCAGACCAAACCACGCGGCGATCGCGCGCGCTACCTGAAGCTGGCGCGAACCAACGCCGCCACAGCATTGACCACCAAACTTTCGCAGCAGTCAACCATCGCTCAGCGCCTCAGCGCGCTGGCAACGGTGCTGAACCTGCCGGCGATTAAGCGCATGGAGTGTTTCGACATCAGCCATACGATGGGCGAGCAGACGGTGGCCTCCTGCGTGGTGTTTGATGCGAATGGGCCGCTGCGCGCGGAATACCGTCGCTACAATATCACCGGCATTACGCCGGGTGATGACTATGCGGCGATGAATCAGGTGCTACGCCGCCGCTATGGTAAGGCTATTGAAGAGAGCAAGATCCCCGATGTGATCCTGATCGACGGCGGGAAAGGACAGCTGGGGCAGGCGAAGGCCGTTTTTGCCGAACTGGACGTCAGTTGGGATAAAAGCCATCCGCTGCTGCTGGGCGTGGCGAAGGGCGCCGATCGTAAGGCCGGACTGGAGACGCTGTTCTTCGAGCCGGAAGGAGAGGGGTTCAGCCTGCCGCCGGATTCACCCGCGCTGCATGTCATCCAGCATATCCGCGATGAGTCGCACGATCACGCCATTGGCGGCCATCGCAAAAAACGGGCGAAGGTGAAAAACACCAGCACCCTGGAAACCATTGAAGGGGTCGGACCAAAGCGCCGCCAGATGTTGTTGAAATATATGGGCGGTTTGCAAGGATTACGTAACGCCAGCGTTGAAGAAATTGCAAAAGTGCCAGGTATTTCGCAAGGTCTGGCAGAAAAGATCTTCTGGTCGTTGAAACATTGA